In a genomic window of Chryseobacterium sp. G0162:
- a CDS encoding dicarboxylate/amino acid:cation symporter, translating to MKGQNKLFIAIIIALILGVGIGGIVHVQYPESAVPFSKNIKLLGTVFIRLVQMIIAPLVFTTLVVGIAKMSDIKMIGRVGTKAMLWFISASLISLFIGLILVNWLEPGHVTKLPVQDVASAEDLLKSSKSFSLEDFVKHMIPKSLFEAFATNEVLQIVVFAIMFGVALANLGEEYSKPVVKLFDIIAHGILKMVGYIMWFAPLGVLGAIAAVVATNGFEIFKVYAIYLRDFFFALGVLWLVLLLVGYFILGNRLFDLLKRIKEPLLIAFSTTSSEAVFPKLVEELEKFGCNSRVVSFILPLGYSFNLDGSMMYMTFASIFIAQIYGIEMTIGQQITMLLVLMLTSKGIAGVPRASLVIIVATCSMFGIPPEGIALILPIDHFCDMGRSMTNVLGNTLATSAVSKWEGQLTEPLDKI from the coding sequence ATGAAAGGACAGAATAAACTTTTTATAGCAATTATCATCGCGCTTATCCTGGGAGTAGGAATTGGAGGAATTGTACACGTGCAGTATCCGGAAAGTGCAGTACCTTTTTCTAAGAACATAAAACTGTTGGGAACGGTTTTCATCAGGTTGGTACAGATGATTATTGCACCTTTAGTATTTACTACACTTGTGGTAGGAATTGCTAAAATGAGTGACATCAAAATGATCGGAAGAGTAGGAACAAAAGCAATGCTTTGGTTTATTTCCGCTTCTTTGATTTCTCTTTTTATCGGATTGATACTTGTAAACTGGCTGGAGCCAGGACATGTAACTAAATTACCGGTTCAGGACGTTGCCTCAGCAGAAGATCTTTTGAAAAGCAGTAAAAGTTTTTCATTAGAAGACTTTGTAAAGCATATGATTCCTAAAAGTTTATTTGAAGCCTTTGCAACCAATGAAGTATTGCAGATTGTAGTGTTTGCGATTATGTTCGGAGTTGCTTTAGCTAATTTAGGAGAAGAATACTCTAAACCAGTGGTGAAGCTTTTTGATATCATTGCTCATGGTATTCTTAAAATGGTAGGATATATCATGTGGTTTGCCCCTTTAGGAGTATTGGGAGCAATTGCAGCTGTGGTGGCTACCAACGGTTTTGAAATCTTTAAAGTGTACGCCATCTATCTGAGAGATTTCTTCTTCGCATTGGGAGTACTTTGGCTGGTTCTTTTATTGGTAGGATATTTTATCTTAGGAAACAGACTATTTGATCTATTAAAAAGAATTAAAGAACCCTTGTTGATTGCTTTCTCTACAACCAGTTCAGAAGCGGTATTTCCAAAATTGGTAGAAGAGCTTGAAAAATTCGGTTGTAACAGTAGAGTCGTATCTTTTATTTTACCTTTAGGATATTCTTTTAACCTGGATGGAAGTATGATGTATATGACATTTGCTTCTATTTTTATTGCTCAGATCTATGGAATTGAAATGACAATCGGACAACAGATCACCATGCTTTTAGTATTGATGCTAACTTCAAAAGGAATTGCCGGAGTTCCGAGAGCTTCTTTGGTAATTATCGTAGCAACCTGTTCAATGTTTGGAATTCCACCAGAAGGAATTGCTTTAATCTTACCGATTGACCACTTCTGTGATATGGGAAGAAGTATGACTAACGTATTAGGAAATACGCTGGCTACATCAGCAGTATCGAAGTGGGAAGGACAATTAACCGAACCTTTAGACAAAATTTAA
- a CDS encoding phytanoyl-CoA dioxygenase family protein, whose protein sequence is MSLTNLSHSKSHIEKYGFSVINEVFAEAEVAQIINILDNIDTSKENFRKSEDLFAIRQFLKEVPEIKNLIFNDNIKNLIKEIFGDRYFVVKSIYFDKPETSNWYVAYHQDLTISVDKKLELPNFGPWTTKQNQFAVQPPLNILENIYTIRIHLDDTDEHNGALKVVPHSHAKGIYRPETIDWNVETEEICKVERGGVMLMKPLTLHGSNRTTNGKKRRVIHIEFSDMELPEVLQWAERMN, encoded by the coding sequence ATGAGTTTAACAAACTTATCACATTCTAAAAGCCATATTGAAAAATATGGCTTTTCAGTTATTAATGAAGTATTTGCAGAGGCAGAAGTTGCTCAAATCATTAACATTCTCGATAATATAGACACTTCAAAAGAGAACTTTAGGAAATCCGAAGACCTGTTTGCTATCAGACAGTTTTTAAAAGAAGTTCCGGAAATTAAAAACCTCATCTTTAATGACAATATTAAAAACCTCATCAAGGAGATATTTGGTGATCGATATTTTGTGGTAAAAAGTATCTATTTTGATAAACCGGAAACTTCCAATTGGTATGTGGCTTATCATCAGGATCTGACCATTTCAGTTGATAAAAAACTGGAGCTACCTAATTTTGGCCCCTGGACTACAAAACAAAATCAGTTCGCTGTACAACCGCCATTGAATATTTTAGAAAACATCTATACGATCAGAATTCATCTGGATGATACGGATGAACATAACGGAGCTTTAAAAGTAGTTCCTCACTCTCATGCAAAAGGAATTTACAGACCGGAAACAATAGACTGGAATGTAGAAACTGAAGAGATTTGTAAGGTTGAGAGAGGTGGTGTGATGCTTATGAAACCTCTTACGCTGCATGGCTCAAACCGAACAACCAATGGTAAAAAAAGAAGAGTCATTCACATTGAATTTTCTGATATGGAGCTTCCGGAAGTGTTGCAATGGGCAGAAAGGATGAATTAA